One segment of Tamlana crocina DNA contains the following:
- a CDS encoding helix-turn-helix transcriptional regulator, translating into MINNEDFIERLQKVIDYYGESASSFAEKIGVQRSSISHILSGRNKPSLDFILKVLHTFPDVDLYWLFNGKGYFPSETTKNEKAQNNIPDKAVAPSAPPQTNRQIEIENNEGKSIERIVIFYSDGTFKNFKN; encoded by the coding sequence ATGATAAACAATGAAGATTTTATTGAAAGACTCCAAAAAGTCATTGATTACTATGGAGAATCTGCCTCTTCTTTCGCTGAAAAGATAGGTGTTCAACGTTCCAGTATTTCCCATATTTTATCTGGCAGAAACAAACCGAGTTTAGATTTTATTTTAAAAGTACTGCACACCTTCCCCGATGTTGACCTTTATTGGCTATTTAACGGAAAAGGATATTTTCCTTCTGAAACCACCAAAAACGAAAAAGCACAAAACAATATTCCGGATAAAGCTGTCGCCCCGTCGGCACCCCCTCAAACCAACCGTCAAATAGAAATCGAAAACAACGAAGGCAAGTCCATTGAACGTATTGTTATTTTTTATTCGGACGGAACGTTCAAAAATTTCAAGAATTAA
- a CDS encoding DNA topoisomerase IV, producing the protein MRFLPFVACLLLFNCYESQRNCQDFKTGNFYSEVEIEGTVYKSVFERSGSLQVEVYDNKIDSAQLRWINDCEVIFKTINPKNMAERKDVHLKILTTTDSSYTYEYSYVGESKKQKGVAYRAE; encoded by the coding sequence ATGCGCTTTTTACCTTTTGTTGCCTGCTTGCTCTTATTTAATTGCTATGAATCCCAAAGAAATTGCCAGGATTTTAAAACCGGTAACTTTTACAGCGAAGTAGAGATTGAAGGCACCGTTTACAAATCGGTATTTGAGCGCAGCGGAAGCCTTCAGGTTGAGGTTTACGACAACAAAATAGATTCTGCTCAATTGCGTTGGATTAACGATTGCGAAGTGATTTTTAAAACCATCAATCCGAAAAACATGGCCGAAAGAAAGGATGTACACCTTAAAATCCTAACCACAACCGATTCATCCTACACCTATGAATATTCATATGTTGGGGAGTCGAAAAAACAAAAAGGCGTTGCCTATCGCGCTGAATAA
- a CDS encoding hydrolase, with product MKQKIFMYLFVFSVLLVLFQFMNSKRVFEDMNQKLGTYKDLSKKYKDSVAVLQDEILELSHFNLYRNEDAISYFENDGYNIDELIPFIKDELYKLNEVKGQHPIVPYAASEGRKMMINTVKMLNHKWIIADFSDGEYWGEIFLTYELTPERELKFNLVEYFLYPFD from the coding sequence ATGAAACAAAAAATATTCATGTATCTTTTTGTGTTTTCGGTATTGCTGGTACTTTTCCAGTTCATGAATTCCAAACGTGTTTTTGAGGATATGAACCAAAAGCTAGGTACGTACAAAGATTTATCCAAAAAATATAAAGACTCAGTTGCAGTTCTTCAAGATGAGATTTTGGAACTCTCACACTTCAATTTATACAGAAATGAAGATGCTATCAGTTATTTTGAAAACGATGGCTATAATATTGATGAACTGATTCCTTTTATAAAAGACGAACTTTACAAGTTAAATGAAGTAAAAGGGCAGCACCCCATTGTGCCTTATGCAGCCAGCGAAGGCCGGAAAATGATGATCAATACCGTAAAGATGCTAAATCACAAATGGATTATTGCCGATTTTTCGGATGGTGAATATTGGGGCGAAATTTTCTTGACTTATGAATTAACGCCCGAAAGAGAATTAAAATTCAACCTTGTAGAGTATTTTCTTTACCCTTTTGATTAA
- a CDS encoding MBL fold metallo-hydrolase produces MKITFLGTGTSQGIPIIGSDHPVCLSKDPRDKRLRVSVLVEWDNFTYVIDCGPDFRYQMLRANCNKIDGILFTHEHSDHVLGLDDIRPFYFRQGDVPIYAHKRVLKEIKKRFHYFFETENKYPGAPSVEENIITNQPFDLNGLKVVPIEGKHADLQVFGFRFKDFAYLTDMKTVEDAEVEKLKGLKVLVVNALRTTPHRSHFNLEEALRFIEQVKPEKAYLTHISHLLGFHEEVEKALPENVFLAYDELQITI; encoded by the coding sequence TTGAAAATTACCTTTCTTGGTACGGGTACTTCGCAAGGAATCCCCATTATTGGGAGCGACCACCCTGTTTGCCTGAGCAAAGATCCGCGCGATAAGCGACTTCGGGTTTCTGTTTTGGTGGAATGGGACAACTTTACGTACGTGATAGATTGCGGTCCGGATTTTCGATACCAAATGCTCAGGGCTAATTGCAACAAAATAGATGGTATTTTGTTTACGCATGAGCATTCCGACCATGTTTTGGGTTTGGATGATATCCGTCCGTTTTACTTTCGGCAAGGCGATGTTCCTATTTATGCTCATAAAAGGGTACTGAAAGAAATTAAAAAACGATTCCATTATTTTTTTGAAACCGAAAATAAATACCCAGGCGCACCCAGCGTTGAAGAAAATATTATAACAAACCAGCCATTTGATCTGAATGGATTAAAAGTTGTTCCTATAGAGGGTAAGCATGCCGATTTACAGGTGTTTGGGTTTCGGTTTAAGGATTTTGCGTATTTAACTGATATGAAAACGGTAGAAGATGCGGAAGTTGAAAAATTGAAAGGCTTGAAGGTTTTGGTGGTAAACGCGTTGCGAACCACGCCGCACCGTTCTCATTTCAATTTAGAGGAGGCTTTGCGGTTTATAGAACAGGTAAAACCTGAAAAGGCGTATTTAACACATATCAGTCATCTTTTGGGATTTCATGAAGAAGTTGAAAAAGCATTGCCTGAAAATGTATTTTTGGCTTATGACGAATTACAAATCACAATATAA
- a CDS encoding TonB-dependent receptor — MEITTKGDKEFDDIPSLKSKALRINLNENIYGTFAEIGAGQETCRHFFRAGGASGTIAKAMSAYDKDFSDAIYGAEDDGRYVTQPRLRKMLAHEMNLIETRLTREKNPNKIFFTYANTVATIDFAKQFKGHGWVGIRYQVEAGGDYNEIILHLRFKETDARLQQETLGILGTNLIYGAFYKYNEPKKLLRYLYDHLDKDQLEIDTINFAGPVFKNVDNRLMSLQLVKNGMTDAVMFGPDGTNVLPAKVFYKKNILALRGSFRPVTKVNMEMYEKSYQMFIKENKVDKDKTVTVFEITLSNLRAEGEIDEQDFIDRADLLCSLGHSVMISNFQEYFKVVEYFSNYTKARMGLAMGVSNLIEIFDEKYYRHISGGILEAFGKLFFKDLKVYLYPMLDPETGELINSENLKVYPRMKELYKFFKYNGKVLDIKDYDSDIMNIFSREILRMISEGEVGWEDMVPEGVAELIKDYRLFGYTRKPLTLSRRRK; from the coding sequence ATGGAGATTACTACAAAAGGAGATAAAGAGTTTGATGATATCCCATCGTTAAAATCTAAGGCATTGCGCATCAACCTAAACGAAAATATTTACGGTACATTTGCCGAAATTGGAGCCGGACAAGAAACTTGCCGGCATTTTTTTAGGGCCGGAGGTGCTTCTGGAACTATCGCCAAGGCGATGTCTGCCTACGATAAGGATTTTAGTGACGCTATTTACGGCGCTGAGGACGACGGTCGCTATGTAACACAGCCCCGTTTACGCAAAATGCTGGCCCATGAAATGAATCTCATTGAAACCAGGCTAACCCGTGAAAAAAACCCGAACAAAATATTTTTCACGTACGCGAACACAGTAGCCACTATCGATTTTGCCAAACAGTTTAAAGGTCATGGCTGGGTAGGCATTCGTTATCAAGTTGAAGCCGGAGGCGATTATAACGAAATAATCCTTCACCTTCGTTTTAAGGAAACCGATGCTAGACTGCAACAAGAAACTTTAGGTATACTTGGCACCAATCTTATTTACGGTGCTTTTTACAAGTATAATGAGCCAAAAAAATTACTGCGCTACCTCTACGATCATTTGGATAAAGACCAACTGGAAATAGACACCATAAATTTTGCAGGCCCTGTTTTTAAAAATGTGGACAACCGATTAATGAGTTTGCAATTGGTTAAAAACGGTATGACCGATGCGGTAATGTTTGGCCCCGATGGCACCAACGTATTACCCGCTAAGGTTTTCTACAAAAAGAATATTTTGGCACTTCGCGGAAGCTTTAGGCCTGTAACCAAAGTGAATATGGAAATGTATGAGAAATCATACCAAATGTTCATCAAAGAAAATAAGGTAGACAAGGATAAAACGGTTACGGTTTTTGAAATTACGCTATCCAACCTAAGGGCTGAAGGAGAGATTGATGAACAGGATTTCATTGATAGAGCAGATTTGTTATGCTCTCTAGGGCACTCGGTTATGATATCCAACTTCCAGGAATACTTCAAGGTGGTTGAATACTTCTCCAACTACACGAAAGCCCGAATGGGACTTGCCATGGGTGTTAGTAATTTGATTGAAATTTTTGATGAAAAATATTATCGTCACATTAGCGGAGGTATTCTGGAAGCTTTTGGCAAATTATTCTTTAAAGATTTAAAAGTGTACTTGTACCCCATGCTCGACCCCGAAACTGGAGAACTTATTAATAGTGAAAATTTAAAAGTGTATCCGCGAATGAAAGAGTTGTACAAATTCTTTAAGTACAACGGAAAGGTACTCGATATTAAAGATTACGACTCAGATATAATGAATATATTCTCTCGAGAAATTTTACGAATGATTTCTGAAGGAGAAGTTGGCTGGGAAGACATGGTTCCTGAAGGCGTTGCTGAACTGATTAAGGATTACCGACTTTTCGGCTACACACGAAAGCCGCTCACCCTAAGCAGGCGTAGAAAATAA
- the bcp gene encoding thioredoxin-dependent thiol peroxidase: MNTLKQGDAVPNFSVKDEQGNIVSLSDYKGKKLIVFFYPKASTPGCTNEACNLRDNYKALQGEGYELLGVSADSQKRQSNFKNKYDFPFPLLADEDKEVINAFGVWGPKKFMGREFDGIHRKTFLIDENGVVERVIDKVKTKDHAAQILES; encoded by the coding sequence ATGAATACATTAAAGCAAGGTGATGCCGTGCCAAATTTTTCGGTAAAGGATGAACAAGGAAACATAGTTTCACTAAGTGATTATAAAGGAAAAAAGTTAATTGTGTTTTTTTATCCCAAGGCCAGTACACCTGGCTGTACCAACGAAGCTTGTAACTTAAGGGATAACTATAAAGCCTTACAAGGTGAAGGGTATGAACTATTAGGAGTGAGTGCCGATAGCCAGAAACGACAGTCTAATTTTAAAAATAAATATGATTTTCCGTTTCCGTTATTGGCTGATGAAGACAAAGAGGTAATCAATGCATTTGGCGTTTGGGGGCCTAAGAAATTTATGGGGCGCGAGTTTGACGGCATCCACAGAAAAACATTTCTAATTGATGAAAACGGAGTAGTAGAGCGTGTTATTGATAAGGTTAAAACAAAAGACCACGCAGCCCAAATATTGGAAAGCTAG
- the nth gene encoding endonuclease III, whose product MTKTEKVEFVIKTLNELYPEIPIPLDHKDSYTLLIAVLMSAQSTDVRVNQITPLLFEKADNPHDMVKLSVDEIRDIIKPVGLSPMKSKGIYGLSKILIEKHNGEVPQSFEALEALPAVGHKTASVVMSQAFGVPAFPVDTHIHRLMFRWNLSNGKNVNQTEKDAKRLFPKELWNDLHLQIIWYGREYSPARGWDLEKDIITKTIGRQSVINEYHKTKKP is encoded by the coding sequence ATGACCAAGACAGAGAAGGTTGAATTTGTTATAAAAACCTTAAACGAACTCTATCCCGAAATTCCCATTCCGTTAGACCACAAAGACTCTTACACATTACTGATTGCCGTATTAATGTCGGCACAAAGTACCGATGTGCGCGTAAACCAGATTACACCACTGCTTTTTGAAAAGGCCGACAACCCTCACGACATGGTAAAACTTTCGGTTGATGAAATTCGCGACATTATTAAACCTGTTGGCTTATCGCCAATGAAAAGCAAGGGCATCTACGGTTTATCAAAAATTCTTATTGAAAAACACAACGGTGAAGTACCCCAGAGTTTTGAGGCCTTGGAGGCGCTTCCTGCTGTGGGGCACAAAACGGCCAGTGTGGTAATGTCGCAAGCCTTTGGTGTACCCGCTTTTCCAGTCGATACGCACATTCACAGACTGATGTTTCGTTGGAACTTGAGCAACGGTAAAAACGTCAACCAAACTGAAAAGGATGCCAAACGCTTATTTCCAAAAGAACTTTGGAACGATTTGCACCTTCAGATTATATGGTACGGGAGGGAATATTCGCCGGCAAGAGGCTGGGATTTGGAAAAGGACATCATTACCAAAACCATTGGCAGGCAATCTGTAATTAACGAATACCATAAAACAAAAAAGCCCTGA
- a CDS encoding sigma-70 family RNA polymerase sigma factor, producing the protein MQHELITDAALVSSYIKGNETALETLIVRHKQKVYSFIYSKVYDKDVAEDIFQDTFIKVIRTLKRGSYNEEGKFLPWVMRISHNLVIDYFRKNNRMPKFDNAGEFSIFSVLSDSSLNAEKSIIKEQVENDVRRLVEELPEDQKEVLLMRIYNDMSFKEISDRTGVSINTALGRMRYALINLRKIIDKHNIVLTN; encoded by the coding sequence ATGCAACACGAACTTATTACCGATGCTGCTTTGGTAAGTAGCTATATTAAGGGCAACGAAACAGCTCTTGAGACCTTAATTGTTAGGCATAAACAAAAAGTTTACAGTTTTATTTATTCGAAAGTTTACGATAAAGATGTCGCTGAAGACATTTTTCAGGATACCTTTATTAAAGTGATACGTACCCTTAAGCGAGGGTCGTATAATGAAGAAGGTAAGTTTTTGCCTTGGGTAATGCGTATTTCGCACAATTTGGTTATTGATTATTTTAGAAAAAATAACAGAATGCCCAAATTTGATAATGCCGGTGAATTCAGTATTTTTTCTGTGCTGAGCGATTCCTCATTGAATGCTGAAAAGAGTATTATAAAAGAACAGGTTGAAAATGATGTTCGCCGCTTGGTTGAAGAATTGCCCGAAGACCAAAAAGAAGTGCTGCTGATGCGTATTTATAACGATATGAGTTTTAAGGAAATATCGGATAGGACAGGGGTGAGCATTAACACGGCTTTAGGGCGTATGCGTTATGCTTTGATCAACTTGAGAAAAATAATTGATAAACATAATATCGTTTTGACGAATTAA